The Euphorbia lathyris chromosome 3, ddEupLath1.1, whole genome shotgun sequence genome contains a region encoding:
- the LOC136223932 gene encoding uncharacterized protein — MATTACFIIVSRNDIPIYEAEVGSATKREDATQLHQFILHAALDIVQDLAWTTSAMFLKGIDKFNDLVVSVYVTAGHTRFMLLHNPHNDDGIKSFFQEVHELYIKILLNPLYLPGSRIASSHFDTKVRALARKYL, encoded by the exons ATGGCAACCACAGCCTGTTTTATCATTGTCAGCAGGAACGATATTCCTATATATGAAGCTGAAGTTGGATCTGCAACTAAA AGAGAAGATGCTACTCAGCTGCACCAGTTCATATTACATGCAGCTCTAGATATTGTTCAGGATCTAGCATGGACCACTAGTGCCAT GTTCTTGAAAGGAATTGACAAGTTCAATGATCTCGTGGTATCAGTTTATGTTACAGCTGGTCATA CAAGATTTATGCTACTTCACAACCCTCACAATGATGATGGAATCAAGAGTTTTTTTCAGGAGGTTCATGAACTTTATATAAAG ATTCTTCTCAACCCCCTATACTTGCCTGGTTCTCGCATTGCATCATCACATTTTGACACTAAAGTTCGTGCACTAGCAAGAAAATATCTGTAG
- the LOC136223933 gene encoding uncharacterized protein: MSGEGKSNGGAAAGGGFKSKMEHVLYSGDKKHVMAGIVVISVIFSAPWFLMNRGTKHRSHQDYLEKADKAKSQKLSSGSGSPR; this comes from the exons ATGAGTGGCGAGGGGAAAAGCAACGGCGgagcagcagcaggaggaggaTTTAAGTCGAAAATGGAGCATGTTTTGTACAGTGGAGATAAAAAACATGTAATGGCTGGCATCGTTGTCATAAGTGTGATCTTTAGTGCTCCCTGGTTCCTTATGAACAGAG GAACTAAGCATCGATCGCATCAAGATTATCTGGAAAAAGCTGATAAAGCAAAGAGTCAAAAACTTTCGTCAGGTTCTGGGTCTCCTCGATGA
- the LOC136223211 gene encoding magnesium transporter MRS2-1, protein MADLKERLLPPKPASAINLRDASYRASASGRQSFHGVDVLGLKKRGQGLRSWIRVDLTGNSQVIEVDKFTMMRRCDLPARDLRLLDPLFVYPSTILGREKAIVVNLEQIRCIITADEVLLLNSLDSYVLQYVVELQRRLTTNGVNEVWQSDGSDLNRRRSRNFDNVFGNQSPDYLPFEFRALEVALEAACTFLDSQAAELEIEAYPLLDELTSKISTLNLERARRLKSRLVALTRRVQKVRDEIEQLMDDDGDMAEMYLTEKKRRMESSFYGEQSLMGFRSNDGGISASAPVSPVSSPPESRRLEKSLSIARSRHESMRSSESAQESIEQLEMLLEAYFVVIDSTLNKLTSLKEYIDDTEDFINIQLDNVRNQLIQFELLLTTATFVVAIFGVVAGIFGMNFAIPLFDDPNAFKWVLIVTGVAGATIFCAFVWFFKYRRLMPL, encoded by the exons ATGGCTGATCTCAAAGAGCGCCTGCTTCCTCCAAAACCCGCATCAGCTATTAATCTTAGAGATGCTTCTTATAGAGCATCTGCATCTGGGCGCCAATCTTTCCATGGTGTGGATGTTTTGGGTTTGAAGAAGCGTGGCCAAGGGCTGCGGTCTTGGATTCGTGTTGATTTAACTGGAAATTCCCAGGTTATCGAGGTTGATAAGTTCACTATGATGCGGCGTTGTGATCTTCCTGCTCGTGATTTACGCTTGCTTGATCCCTTGTTTGTTTACCCCTCAACGATTCTTGGTAGAGAGAAGGCTATAGTTGTAAATTTGGAGCAGATACGATGTATTATTACAGCAGATGAGGTTCTGCTCCTAAATTCCCTGGACAGCTATGTGTTGCAGTATGTAGTGGAACTCCAACGGAGGTTGACAACAAATGGAGTCAATGAGGTTTGGCAGTCTGATGGTTCTGACTTGAATAGAAGAAGAAGTAGGAATTTTGACAATGTATTTGGGAACCAGTCCCCTGATTATCTGCCCTTTGAGTTTAGGGCTCTTGAAGTTGCTCTAGAAGCTGCCTGTACATTTCTCGATTCACAG GCAGCAGAATTAGAAATTGAAGCATACCCATTATTAGATGAACTAACATCAAAGATCAGTACATTAAATTTGGAACGTGCGCGCCGATTGAAAAGCAGACTCGTTGCCTTGACCAGAAGAGTTCAAAAG GTCAGGGATGAGATAGAGCAGCTCATGGATGATGATGGAGATATGGCTGAAATGTATCTGACTGAGAAGAAAAGGCGGATGGAGTCGTCATTCTATGGTGAACAGTCTTTGATGGGATTTAGATCAAATGATGGTGGAATCTCTGCTTCCGCTCCTGTTTCTCCTGTTTCCTCACCCCCTGAATCTCGGAGGCTTGAGAAAAGTTTGAGTATTGCAAGGAGCAGGCATGAGAGTATGAGGAGTTCAGAAAGTGCTCAAGAGAGTATAGAGCAGTTGGAAATGTTGCTGGAAGCATATTTTGTTGTCATAGATAGCACCCTAAACAAGTTGACATCG TTGAAGGAGTATATTGATGACACAGAGGATTTCATCAACATTCAGTTG GATAATGTTCGAAACCAACTTATCCAATTTGAGCTGCTACTGACAACAGCAACATTTGTAGTAGCGATATTTGGAGTGGTAGCAGGTATATTTGGAATGAATTTTGCTATACCATTATTTGATGACCCAAATGCATTTAAGTGGGTTCTGATAGTTACTGGAGTAGCTGGAGCGACCATATTTTGTGCATTTGTATGGTTCTTCAAGTACAGAAGACTCATGCCCTTGTAG